A window of Dehalococcoidia bacterium contains these coding sequences:
- a CDS encoding MarR family transcriptional regulator, protein MAKSRKSIEVGPSPELMWIVVNFAQSWNIWAKALERSLRSGNITVSQITTLQALYFAKRALSPTEISHVLPLETHSVSPLLDRLHKRKIITRRRSKTDRRAVEVEMTPKGVELLRELSTSIKDAMERVFYTLTPQERETLVKLTQKISNAAVDYLGANKEHLASNARMMSGLSNGGAILSPAKSKKNTRKKKS, encoded by the coding sequence ATGGCAAAATCTAGAAAATCCATTGAAGTCGGGCCCTCGCCGGAGCTGATGTGGATCGTCGTTAATTTCGCCCAGTCCTGGAATATCTGGGCTAAAGCGCTTGAGAGGAGTTTACGCAGCGGTAATATAACGGTCTCTCAGATAACAACATTGCAGGCGCTCTATTTTGCCAAAAGAGCTTTGAGCCCCACGGAGATATCCCATGTGCTTCCTCTGGAAACCCACTCGGTCAGTCCTCTGCTGGACAGGCTGCACAAACGGAAGATCATCACGCGGCGCAGGTCCAAAACCGACAGGCGTGCCGTTGAAGTAGAAATGACGCCAAAGGGAGTGGAATTGCTGAGGGAACTTAGCACCAGTATTAAAGATGCGATGGAAAGAGTTTTTTACACGCTCACGCCGCAGGAGCGTGAGACGTTGGTTAAGCTGACTCAGAAAATCAGCAATGCCGCGGTCGATTATCTGGGAGCGAACAAAGAGCACCTCGCCTCAAACGCCAGGATGATGTCAGGTCTATCGAACGGAGGCGCGATTCTGTCGCCAGCAAAATCAAAAAAAAATACACGAAAGAAAAAATCCTGA